The DNA window CAATTACACATTAAACACATTCCGAAAAAGTGACGGCCAACTTAGCTCACAACTAGGCACAATGATGGCAAATGGTGCATCATTTATGGATGAAAAATTTGGGAGCATAGCAGATTGATGAAATTTTTCAATCGTTCAGCCTTGGTTGTTCACTGACAATTTGCAGTAACATTCAGAAAAGCAAGATTGATATAATGAACCATCTCAAATTAGTTCCGATGGTTACTCGCGATCTATTCAAAATTAATCTGAAAACACGTAAAATTAAGTCGAATTTACTCGGTCAAGCTCAAAGTTTGAGCTAATACTGAACTCCAAATCAGATAATGACAAGGCCAAGCTCCGAATCTATGTTACACCAAAACCTTGAAACGAAAAATGCCGAAACAAATGAAATAACATTTTTTACAAGATTACattataaatatagaattttaCAGTTTCAGAACATAGCTCGGAACTATAAACTGGTAGAATGACAACTCTAAATTCAAATTAATGCGAAATGCCAAAACATGatagaattacaaaaattagCAATGCAAACACAAATACAGCATCCATGAACATAATTAATCAATGATACAACAGGATGCAATTGTAACAAAATTTACCAACTCAAGAGGTAAGATTGCCACCACTTTGCTGCCACAAATTGATAATATCAGTAGCCTGATTAAGCAATATAATCATTTTCTTCTGAGAAATCCATGGCTTACTCTCTAAAGTAGTCTTAAGCTCTTCCCAAGCATCTTTTCTCGGCCAAAAAAAGTAGGGACTCAAAGGAATTGTACCATGTCCAGGAATTACCTGATCAAGTGCCAATCCAATGTTCTTCTCCATCCATATAAACTTCAATACCAATCTTGGCTTCTCCACTTGCTTCACAGCCACCTCAATTTGCTGCATAAATTCAAGAAATCACAAAAATTAGCTAAAGAAACTAACAAACTATATAACTCAAATCGTATAAGCGCTGAGCAGCATTCTGCCAAGGTCGTTATAGAAACTAACAAGCTATAGATATAAGGTCGTGGGTTCtatttctcccacaagcgctcgcTCTacctaattatatattaaaaaaaaataagttaaagaaaaagaaagatttGAACCTCTGAAATGGGTTCTTCAATTTCTGGAGCTTCTTCTTCTACGGTGAGAGCTTCGGCGGATGCAAAAGTTGGTAATCTTGGGTTTCTTGATTCTGGGTTGATAATTCTTGATGAGTGGAGGAGATTTGGTTTTGGATTAACGAAAATGCTTGTTTTGATCGGCTTGGATAAGGGTGTTTGATAAGGAATTGGTGAAAATGTTAGAGCAGGACTTATAGAAGATTGAATTGCTGTTATGGagaacattttgatttttgttttgggATTTTAGAGGGAGTAAGAAGTTAAGGATAGAGGATGATTGATTCTATGGGAGGAGAATTAGAGCATTGTGTTTTGGTATTTGTTCTTCACTGAATCACTGATGAGAATGGAGCTGGGTTTTGGATAAGGGATATGGGATTTACTGGGATTTGGTTGTGGGCTTATGGGCTAGGCCTACACTAATGTGTATGGGTTTCATTTCTATGGGAGGATCCGAGCAATAACCATATGCTTACCAAATTGAGGACATTACATGAGCACTGTAGAAGTTCTCTCTTACACGGACACGCTTGGTTTCTTACAAAATAACCCCACTTTTCTTCTTCCAAAAAATCGAGAACAGGGAAGGAAGATGGAAAATCATCAAGATAGTGAGAGAAGAAAACACAGAGGCCGACCAAATAGCTAAAGCGGCCTCAAAAAGGAGTGAAACATTCCAAGACCTGGAACTAAACGAAGAGATCAACCCTCCGAGAATCGACGAACCAACGAACTACTACGTGCAGGATGGATGCAACTGTTGaaacattgataccgattgttgaatctttggtaccaattgtcttgaccggttcttgaccggattggtatgcgcagcggaatcgaaaccattggtaggtatttaattatggatttgatcaacaaacaataatatagaaaaataataaataacacaagagatttacgtggttctgctttaaagcgtacatccacgggcgaaagattcgagccatccactaatcatcaaaaggagtacaaaattggtgtagaatcaccaaatagagaacatctctagtaaatatgcccttagaagaaaaacccacaaagtgtttctctctctacaagaaatacccaaaagggtaagaattaacttatattcctcacatcacacacacccccttttccccttattcacatcaatgtctacattgtgtgttcggtttttggtgtcttctaaaaggtgaataaggtagtgtatatatagtgaataaatagtctatatggcattaggaatattaatcctaattggatttatacttcctaattaCTCAATGACAACAAAGTTATCCTTCACCTAAATACCCCACAATAGAGtcctaatccaaataggaaatAGAATTttaggcatattccaacaatctccaccttgacttgaattctccaataaactgtgattactgttgtgctccaccttctccatttaagttcaaactgaacttattccaaaagaggttctttgaggaggaccatacaagtttcaagaacgtcttgaacttgctgaaaccaaaatgacttgaagatttactatcttcgggtgtatcaatcaaaatttcacgaagcttcgaattttgttggtcttaaaactgataccagaaacaaacgtcattagtagcctataatgattaaataaaaaaaaacaaatgttgagatcgtagcatatcccttaatcttcataagtcgatcacccaatgagcatacatcacaagtgcagcatccaatctcacttcatcgccaaataacccataaaactcgtagttttatatattgagaTACCAGACATGTGCATATAGAAATCATGTTGAACATACATTATTGTTCTAACTGCCTCATTATGCATCTTGTCCTTGACTGAACCAAAATCCCAAAATTCTGCATGTATTGACCGTTACCCATAACTACACTCCACTATCAACTCAGTTGTAGAcggaaaaccaatcgaaattggcacatatgtgatatgaacaacctgaatctgcataaattttggataaaaaatATTCTGCCTATCTCCAAACAAATTGGCTTATGAGCGATTCAATAGTGACGCCGtttcaaattacaaacgttgtaatccatcttgtgtctaagattgctacttaatcaaaacaaaatctcttttgcaatatcatgattttatcaaaaatctGATTATGCCCAAACGAACTCTTCATTAAACAAACTCTTAAAAGCAATTTTTATATTACCAATAGAATTTTATGAGAGTATAAAGAGATTACCCCAATCATTCATCTTACAAAGgctctataaaatcctcaaatagttGTGTGTTTAAAAAAGTcatacctttttttttctttgtagttTAAAGTAGCATATTGATCTCCATCACAAAAATCTCCTAAAGAATTTTAATACCCAAGTCTGTCTTCAATTGACGACTTTCGGCACTTCCAAATTTGGTggcttctctatctccaaaTAATCTTCTTTGTGTCAAGTAATTTCGTCTTGCGAAATCCTCCAAATAATACTTTGCCATAATAATCATCTTCCAAaattaaatctgaaaaccaaattagctccgataccaattgttgaaacattgataccgattgttgaatctttggtaccaattgtcttgaccggttcttgaccggattggtatgcgcagcggaatcgaaaccattggtaggtatttaattatggatttgatcaacaaacaataatatagcaaaataataaataacacaagagatttacgtggttctgctttaaagcgtacatccacgggcgaaagattcgagccatccactaatcatcaaaaggagtacaaaattggtggagaatcaccaaatagagaacatctctagtaaatatgcccttagaagaaaaacccacaaagtgtttctctctctacaagaaatacccaaaagggtaagaattaacttatattcctcacatcacacacacccccttttccccttattcacatcaatgtctacattgtgtgttcggtttttggtgtcttctaaaaggtgaataaggtagtgtatatatagtgaataaatagtctatatgacattaggaatattaatcctaattggatttatacttcctagttagccaatgataacaaagttatccttctcccaaacacttcattaatagagtcctaatacaaataggaaatagaattctaggcatattccaacaatcAATCATAAAATATATGGAGGAGAAACCCTAGAAGACACCAAAGAGGTAGAGAAATAGAAGAATAGCTAGCATGTATGCTATCTGCCACTACACCCTATACAGAACATCAGTTAGTCATCCGTGGTTCAAACGCATATCTAAAAGGGAATGACTATATGTCCTGAGGAAAATACACGAAGGAATAGGCAGAACTCATGAAGGGGCTAAAGCTACAACATAAAAGGCATCATTACAAGGGTACTACTGGCCAACAATGGAGATAGACGCACAAAAAATGGTTAAGAGATGCGAAAAATGTCAAAAACACAGAGACAAATCACGTGTTCCATCCCAAATGTCTTTTAGCTGAGTTGTCAGTTCAGTTATTTACAGGGGACACTTGTCAAGCACGAATGGTGCGAGGTATCTTGTGTCTGTTAGAGTACATCTAGTGTGTAGAGAATCTCTAATGGTCCCCATACCTTACTTGTTGATCAAGTAGTGAGCGATATGCCTGTATCCCGACTAGTAGGTATCAATGTCGGAGAACGTGTTTTGATGCTGAGACAGGGGTATGGGATACAAAAGTACTGTGGTATCATTGTTTATCAGTGTTATTGGGACCATTAAACTCTATGAGTCAGATTTTATAGTCGGGAGTCTATAGGTCGGGATAGTTGTTTGGATTTGTAGGTCAGACTTTGTCTTTTTTGGACTTAGTGACATTTAAAGTTTTTGAGGTTGTTTTGCCCTATTATATTATCGAtagttatataattttgatGAGTGTTAGATTCGTGATCATTTTTTTGGCTAAAAAATGAATATCATTGATAGATAAAATAGACTACAAAAGTCTCAAACTACAGTACCAGGCTATATAATCACAACAAATACAAATAGAACATTCCGGCTAACAAATGTGTCACCCAAAGGGATCTATTACGTAAAAAAAAtctagattaaaaataaatataaaaaacataagTCATATTGTAAAATTTCAGATATATAAATATCTCTAGAGGAAACATAAAAATATCTCTGATCCGACGATTCCAACTTTAGCCGAATTTCCGAATAATATCTTGTTGAAGTTTCAAACTTGATCATTATCTGTTGCAATCGGATATTCGTGATAATGAAAGTACTTCTCAATACACACATATAGGTGATGGTCCAAATTCACAAATAAAGAAATTGCTCCTTACAATCAATCATCAAAACTGTGTATACAGTTAGCTGTTAGCTTTTATAGCCACGTTCCTATATTGAATGCATTCGTTAAAATCTAACGAATGATATCCCCAAAATTCAAACATCTCAATAGAAAATCACTCCACatattataaaatgataaatcaTTTAGacaaatatattaattcattatcACTAAGTtagttaatatttattatattataatttttttaattttaattttaatttattatatgttaatagttaatttttttattaataattttgtattagtattaaaaataaaatttattctatgTTGAAATATGAACAAATTAATTTAGGGTGGGGATATTTTCAGAGCGAGTTTTGATATAGTCAGagtaacttttaaaaatttgacaacactatctttttataattaatcaaCTACTTTTTTattggttttaatatttttattcataaattaaattttttttatggaaagTAAACAACTACCTAAAATTTGTTTGCATATAATCTCTTTATCTTCATTCAAACAAAACTGTTTTAATAAACtgaatcaaatataaaaaaataagataaacttTCTAATGCATTTACATTATGAGGTAAGCTAATATTGTTAACTCTTTAGAGTGCATCGATCTGACATTAAttcttattatttgtttattctcACTTGGGTTATTTAtgggattatttttcaaatatttgttTTGGGTAAAGTATTTACACTATTTTGGCCTATCTTTTCCTCTTATCCTacattacctaataagctaacttatttactaaaaatatccactatataaagaagagATTTTTAGACAATTACCTATAGAACGCTGAAATATTCTCAAGTGTACGCATTGACCAAAAAGTATTAATTTTTACTGTTTGACCAAAATTTATTGCCAAAATAaacttttctattttaaaaaatacgatTTCTCTGTGGACGTTATATTGCAGAAGCTTGGCTTACAAATTAGCATTTCTCAAACTCAACGGAGAcgatagttttaaaattaaatctagGGAATGTGATGATCAATCAATAGAAAATGAAGAAGCAATTAACTTTGAGATCGACGACAAGGAGGAAGATGGTGAAGATTGGGAAGGAATAAAAAAAGTGAGTTAGAGAGGGTTTTTGGAGGTGCGATGGGTTCAATTTGGAAGAAGAGAGAAGCGTTCCTTTTGATTCCGGCATTTTTCCGTTCTCATAACTCGCCGGAACTCATCTTCTTAATTACATTAATTGCACAAAGTAATTAATtcaatttccttttcttttcttgaatATCTCtgtaattttctatttttatatgaaaaagcATTTTCAATGTAGAAAATGGGTATTGAAttttctttacaattttaaaagtaGAAGTATGTGATTATCAACAGAAAAGGATGTAATGGCTCCTGGTGCTCAAAGGTAAAAGATATCGGTTGATTCCAGAATGTTCTTGTTTTGGGTTTCAAgattttggctttgtttcttcaTGGTGAGTATTTATTGCATTTTGATTGACTTTAAATAAGATCAGTGGGTACAAACTCATGTCAAAAAGTTGGGTTATTTGTATGATACTCTATGTtggatttatatgctttttgtgGTTTTATGGGTCAGTGTCGCGGTGTGTTCGATGAAATGTCTATGAGAAATGTTGTATAAGGGACTATTTTGAATGTTGAAAATAGAAATGGGGAACATTATGCTTAAGTTTACTACTATAAACTTACAAAATTCGTTTACCTTTCGATTTACTAAAAGATAAGtctactatcggtttactaacattttataattacaatcaatttttgtataaaaattaaGATTCTATTCATTAAAAGTTAAGAGCATGactttagtttattaaataatcaaacTTACTGTTAGTTTGCTTTCgaaattttaaaacttcaaaGTTGACTAATGATTTGCTAACGAGTTATATatagtttactaaaaaatatgttaaatagcgatttattattaatttactaaaattttcattaatttcaTTTCACTATCAGTTTACcttcaatattttaaaaggaAAGCCTACTACCGGTTTACTATTAGTTacctgaaaaataaattttttactttCGAAATCATAAATTGTAGTAAACTATTTTGCtaaatttattatcaatttaccATCAATGttattaaatatacaaaattaaattttaatttataaattttaatttttcaaatttggtTTATCATGGATTTaacttgaaaaaataaataaaggaaattaatttcatacatatatataacaatGGTAGTAAAGTGACAGTAAACTAAGTAAAATAATATACTTTTTAGCCGGTAGTGAACTAATAGTATAATATTGAAAACGTTTCCATTATATAATTACCGCCGAGTACTTAGTTTTACTTTTTCCATAATaatatttctttctttctgtTTCTTCTTCTTATCTCTTGTTCCTCAATTAATTTGTAGCTGTCTTGTGCAAGTACCCAGATGGTGATATCGATTGGTATAACATTTTAGGATTCGATTATGTCAGTTATATCAGTTCCATTTAAATTAAGTTCGCTATTGGTTTACTATTATTAGACTAGGGGTTTACTAAAACacaaatttattattagtttgctatcggtttactaaaatataaatttattattaatttattgtcggtttactaaaagataaatttattattactatacTATCGGTTCACTAAAAAAATAAGCTAACTATTAGTTAGTATCGGTTTACTACCAGCATTATAAACATGTACAAAATTAGTTTCTTTCTTTAGTTTTAGActactaaaaaaacaaatttactatctttacttaaaaaataaatttacaaacaatttactaaaatataaGTCTGTTTACTGAcaatttattagttttattagtaaattaaaatttataatgcaTGAATTATAGGTGGCACTATGTACATAGTTGTGGAAATATTAATCAATGCTATCGAACCAGATGTtcactaacaatttactaatgGTCTACCATCggttacttaaaaatcaaattactatttttcattttaaaattataaaatgttaaaatgaattattacttaatttactgAAATTATTGGTTACCATCAGTAAAtaattggttaaccaacaataaaataattacagatatataagtaaaaaaaattacataaaaaattaagagcatcatcaaaaagtaattataaatttaccaacgatTAACTTAAGATAGATTAACAGTATtactaaaatcaaatttatttttaaattataaaatattaaaataaattattacttagTTTACTATAAGTTCACTAAGAGTTTACTAACAGTAAACTAGCAGAGTctactttataaaaaaataaagttattttaaaatatatgtttaaaaaactaaaatatattttttctctataaataaatacaaaacaTAAACTTTTACTTAAAAATGGCCACTACAATTAGTTGATGCCTCCACAATCCTCCTCCTCTAGGCTTCCCTTCCTCCGCTACAAAAAACACTACTCAACAACTTACTTTataaatcttaattaatttcataatcTAATTAGTtcactaacggtttactaaatattCGTTCACGTtcactaacaatttactaaGAGTTtattatcagtttacttaaaaaatcaaattactattttttattttactaaaattaaaatgaattattatttaatttattaaaattattagtgTTATATTAGTAAACAATTGGATAACCAACAGAAAAACCATTACAAAtacacaagtgaaaaaaaagtac is part of the Mercurialis annua linkage group LG3, ddMerAnnu1.2, whole genome shotgun sequence genome and encodes:
- the LOC126671043 gene encoding 30S ribosomal protein 3, chloroplastic-like, whose protein sequence is MFSITAIQSSISPALTFSPIPYQTPLSKPIKTSIFVNPKPNLLHSSRIINPESRNPRLPTFASAEALTVEEEAPEIEEPISEQIEVAVKQVEKPRLVLKFIWMEKNIGLALDQVIPGHGTIPLSPYFFWPRKDAWEELKTTLESKPWISQKKMIILLNQATDIINLWQQSGGNLTS